In Mongoliitalea daihaiensis, one DNA window encodes the following:
- a CDS encoding non-canonical purine NTP diphosphatase: MKICFATNNTKKIQEVKAALGDSFDIVSLEDIGCMEELPETGDTLDHNAFQKARYVFEKYGVDCFADDTGLEVEALDGAPGVYSGRFAGEPRSDERNVSLLLEKLNGQSNRRARFRTVIALILKGKEHSFEGIADGEIISERTGTGGFGYDPVFRPWGYTKTFAEISMQEKNTISHRGKAVKSLIEFLK; the protein is encoded by the coding sequence ATGAAAATTTGTTTCGCTACTAACAACACAAAAAAAATTCAAGAAGTAAAAGCTGCTCTTGGGGATTCATTCGATATCGTCAGTTTGGAAGATATCGGCTGTATGGAGGAATTACCCGAAACTGGAGATACACTCGATCACAATGCCTTTCAAAAAGCACGTTATGTATTTGAAAAATACGGAGTAGATTGCTTTGCAGATGACACAGGGTTGGAAGTAGAGGCACTTGATGGGGCTCCGGGCGTCTATTCTGGAAGATTTGCAGGTGAACCTAGGAGCGACGAGCGGAATGTCAGCCTTTTATTAGAGAAACTTAACGGTCAATCAAATCGTCGCGCACGATTTCGTACAGTCATCGCCTTGATCTTGAAAGGCAAAGAACACAGTTTTGAAGGAATTGCCGATGGTGAAATAATTTCCGAACGAACAGGGACCGGAGGTTTTGGGTATGACCCTGTTTTTAGGCCATGGGGGTATACTAAAACATTTGCTGAAATCAGTATGCAAGAGAAGAACACCATCAGTCACCGGGGAAAGGCAGTAAAGTCCTTGATTGAATTTTTAAAATAA
- a CDS encoding DUF4142 domain-containing protein, whose amino-acid sequence MKNLMKFKSVLLSTLVVGSVFFTSTSCTENKVNDSRDVAEKENMANQPKDYRTGNNINSENRPVMVISNDDDTQFLMDAAEMQHENISLGKLAQQKGSSDHVRALGKMMVEENSKSLTELSTLAQSKSIAIPSSATENSNDFYKKLNEKNGNDFSKTYSKRMVDQHEDAIDLYEKAVKDTEDAQVKAFATNKLVSLRTQLKKAEDCREKSNNEQ is encoded by the coding sequence ATGAAAAATCTAATGAAATTTAAATCAGTCCTATTGTCAACTTTGGTAGTAGGAAGTGTATTCTTTACTTCAACTTCCTGCACTGAAAATAAGGTAAACGATTCAAGGGATGTTGCCGAAAAAGAAAATATGGCCAATCAACCAAAAGATTACAGAACAGGGAATAACATAAATTCAGAAAACAGACCTGTTATGGTTATCAGTAATGATGATGACACCCAGTTTTTGATGGATGCGGCAGAAATGCAACATGAAAATATTAGTTTAGGTAAACTAGCCCAACAAAAAGGTAGTTCTGACCATGTCAGAGCGTTGGGGAAGATGATGGTGGAAGAGAATTCTAAATCGCTTACCGAGCTTAGTACATTGGCCCAGTCAAAATCAATCGCCATTCCAAGCTCAGCTACAGAAAACTCAAATGATTTCTATAAAAAACTTAATGAAAAAAACGGGAATGATTTTAGTAAAACTTATAGCAAAAGAATGGTAGATCAACACGAAGATGCTATTGATTTATATGAAAAAGCTGTAAAAGATACAGAAGATGCTCAAGTCAAAGCTTTTGCAACAAATAAACTTGTATCTCTAAGAACTCAACTCAAAAAAGCTGAGGATTGTAGAGAGAAAAGTAATAATGAACAATAA
- the udk gene encoding uridine kinase codes for MKKPFIVGITGGSASGKTLFLDKLLHSFEPGEVCLISQDNYYKPRHLQPIDDKGVHNFDTPQSIDFEQYAIDIQKLGNGETVFRQEYTFNNPNKKPKMLEFAPAPVVVVEGIFVLYYPELAKLLDLKIFIDAKEYIKLKRRIVRDKVERGYDLDDVLYRYENHVMPTYEKFIDPFKNDADLIVPNNRNFDRALDVIRAYMRSKVK; via the coding sequence ATGAAGAAACCATTCATTGTCGGCATTACGGGCGGTAGCGCATCCGGAAAAACTCTTTTCTTAGATAAACTTTTACATTCTTTCGAACCTGGAGAAGTTTGCCTGATTTCCCAAGACAATTATTATAAACCTCGGCACCTTCAGCCTATTGATGACAAGGGCGTTCACAATTTCGATACACCTCAATCTATTGACTTTGAACAGTATGCCATAGACATACAGAAATTGGGAAATGGAGAAACAGTGTTCAGACAAGAGTACACCTTTAACAATCCTAATAAAAAACCGAAAATGTTAGAGTTTGCACCTGCACCAGTAGTAGTGGTGGAAGGCATTTTTGTCCTGTATTATCCTGAATTGGCTAAACTTTTAGATTTGAAAATTTTTATCGATGCCAAAGAATACATCAAACTCAAGCGAAGAATTGTGCGAGACAAAGTAGAGCGCGGCTATGACTTAGACGATGTACTTTATCGCTATGAAAATCACGTGATGCCTACGTACGAAAAATTCATTGATCCATTCAAAAACGATGCTGATTTAATTGTCCCAAACAACAGAAACTTTGATAGAGCATTGGATGTAATCCGGGCTTACATGCGTTCAAAAGTCAAATAA
- the secDF gene encoding protein translocase subunit SecDF, protein MRNQGVIVFLTVVITALCLYYLSFTFVSNNIQQKAVAYATDSQGNVDFARQQAYLDSIYREPVYNFLGAKFTYKEIKETELGLGLDLQGGMHVTLEVSPVEIVRGLSGSSKDPNFNAALDQATEASKTSNDKFVNLFYSAWNQKAGNQKLSSIFATAANRGRVSLESSDSDILSIIDTEIENAIERSFNILRTRVDRFGTSQPNIQRIQGTGRIQIELPGVSNAERVRNLLQGVAKLQFWQVAELNEFLPELEAVNSFLVAEAQQQKAAESPATESEIDEEEKTDLERQLAGEDVDDLSTQVSPIFSLTKSNQGLVYEMRDTVTINRLLAREDVKTLLPRNVKFLWSVKPQVADGMELLELFAISYNRSSDQALMDGDVITDARQTLDQTSRPAVSMQMNSDGARRWRKVTSESIGKRIAVVLDDYVYTAPTVQSEIPSGQSEITGNFTLEEAKDLANILKSGSLPAPTKIVEEAIIGPTLGKEAQKQGVVSMIAGLVLVVLFMVAYYAKGGLVAIAALVFNIFFILGILAQLGAALTLPGIAGIVLTIGMSIDANVLIFERIKEELRNGAGLLAAINEGYNKAFSAILDSNVTTFLTGAILYALGQGPVKGFAIVLMIGIASSFFSAVFITRVIVFWMTKKGDKSNVSFVTPLAGDRLSNLNIDFLSKRKVAYLISTGIIIVGLALASINGLKFGVDFTGGRSYIVEFSSPIVSSDLKVGLDDQFDGSVEVKSYGANNIMKVTTSYLINEDDDASNAEVEKRVIEGLAAVTGYSFVTDVTRMADNQFAITGSSKVGATVADDIKKSSAEAMFFALVAIFLYILLRFRKWQFSLGSIIALVHDVFFVIAAFAIASALGATFEIDQVFIAAMLTVVGYSINDTVIVFDRIRENIENRGTSKLVKMFNDAINQTMARTLITSLTTLVVVLVLLIFGGEVLRGFSFALLIGVLVGTYSSIYIATPVVVDLMKREMAAEATASAESSPAKKTV, encoded by the coding sequence ATGCGTAACCAAGGTGTTATTGTGTTTTTGACGGTAGTCATTACAGCACTGTGTCTGTATTACCTGTCATTCACATTTGTATCCAACAACATACAGCAAAAAGCTGTAGCATATGCCACAGACTCCCAAGGAAATGTGGACTTTGCAAGGCAACAGGCCTATCTTGACTCTATTTACAGAGAGCCTGTTTACAACTTTCTAGGTGCCAAATTCACCTACAAAGAAATCAAAGAAACCGAACTTGGTCTAGGGCTTGACCTTCAGGGCGGGATGCACGTGACTTTGGAAGTTTCTCCCGTAGAGATTGTCAGAGGTCTTTCCGGAAGCAGTAAAGATCCAAATTTCAACGCCGCATTGGATCAAGCTACAGAAGCATCTAAAACAAGCAATGATAAATTTGTTAATTTATTTTACAGTGCTTGGAATCAAAAAGCTGGAAATCAGAAACTCAGCTCTATTTTTGCAACGGCCGCTAACAGAGGAAGAGTTTCTCTGGAAAGCAGTGATTCAGATATCTTATCGATCATTGATACTGAAATCGAAAATGCCATTGAACGGTCATTCAACATCTTGAGGACGCGAGTTGATAGATTTGGTACTTCTCAGCCAAATATCCAACGAATTCAAGGGACTGGTAGAATCCAAATTGAATTACCAGGTGTAAGCAACGCTGAACGTGTAAGAAACCTTTTACAGGGTGTAGCAAAACTACAATTCTGGCAAGTTGCTGAACTAAACGAATTCCTCCCAGAGCTAGAAGCAGTCAACAGCTTCCTCGTAGCTGAGGCGCAACAGCAAAAAGCAGCGGAAAGCCCTGCTACTGAAAGTGAAATAGACGAAGAGGAAAAAACAGATCTAGAAAGACAATTAGCAGGTGAAGACGTAGATGATTTATCGACTCAAGTATCTCCAATTTTCAGCTTAACCAAATCCAATCAGGGATTGGTATATGAAATGAGAGATACAGTGACCATCAACAGGCTTTTGGCGAGAGAAGATGTGAAAACATTGCTTCCAAGAAATGTTAAATTTTTATGGTCAGTAAAGCCACAAGTGGCGGATGGAATGGAGCTATTGGAGTTATTTGCAATCAGCTACAACCGAAGCAGCGATCAAGCTTTGATGGATGGAGATGTTATTACGGATGCAAGACAGACCTTGGATCAGACATCCAGACCAGCTGTAAGCATGCAGATGAATTCAGACGGCGCTAGAAGATGGAGAAAAGTAACTTCTGAAAGTATTGGAAAAAGAATCGCCGTAGTATTGGATGATTATGTATATACAGCTCCAACAGTACAAAGTGAAATCCCTTCCGGACAGTCCGAAATCACCGGTAACTTTACGTTAGAAGAAGCCAAGGATTTAGCTAATATCTTGAAGTCAGGTTCCCTTCCTGCTCCGACCAAAATCGTAGAAGAAGCCATCATTGGTCCTACTTTGGGTAAAGAAGCTCAAAAGCAAGGGGTAGTTTCCATGATAGCAGGTCTAGTATTGGTAGTCCTTTTCATGGTGGCTTACTATGCCAAAGGTGGCTTGGTTGCCATCGCAGCATTGGTATTCAACATCTTCTTTATTTTGGGTATCCTTGCTCAGCTTGGTGCAGCCTTGACTTTGCCAGGTATAGCAGGTATTGTATTGACCATCGGTATGTCGATTGATGCCAACGTATTGATTTTTGAACGTATTAAAGAGGAATTAAGAAACGGGGCTGGCCTATTAGCAGCAATCAATGAGGGGTACAATAAAGCATTCTCAGCAATCTTAGACTCCAACGTGACAACCTTCTTGACAGGTGCAATCTTATATGCCTTAGGTCAGGGCCCTGTAAAGGGATTTGCCATCGTATTGATGATTGGTATAGCATCTTCCTTTTTCTCTGCCGTATTTATCACACGCGTGATAGTATTCTGGATGACCAAAAAAGGAGATAAGAGTAATGTTTCTTTTGTTACACCATTGGCAGGTGACCGATTAAGCAATTTGAATATTGACTTTTTGAGTAAGAGAAAGGTCGCTTACCTGATTTCTACAGGTATCATCATTGTAGGTTTAGCTTTGGCCTCAATCAATGGATTGAAGTTTGGGGTTGACTTTACAGGTGGGCGCTCGTATATCGTAGAATTCTCAAGCCCCATTGTTTCTTCCGACTTGAAAGTTGGTTTGGATGATCAGTTTGACGGATCTGTAGAAGTAAAATCATATGGTGCAAACAACATCATGAAAGTCACTACTTCCTATTTGATCAATGAAGACGATGATGCTTCCAATGCAGAAGTTGAAAAGCGTGTTATTGAAGGATTAGCTGCTGTAACAGGTTATTCATTTGTTACGGATGTGACAAGAATGGCAGATAATCAATTTGCAATTACTGGTTCTTCCAAGGTAGGTGCTACCGTAGCGGATGACATCAAAAAATCATCGGCTGAAGCTATGTTCTTTGCTTTGGTGGCAATCTTCTTATACATCTTATTAAGATTCCGTAAGTGGCAGTTCTCTCTTGGATCAATCATCGCCTTGGTGCATGACGTATTCTTCGTGATTGCGGCATTTGCCATAGCATCTGCTTTAGGTGCAACCTTTGAAATCGATCAGGTATTCATTGCGGCTATGTTGACCGTAGTAGGTTACTCCATCAACGATACGGTGATTGTATTTGACAGAATCCGGGAAAACATTGAGAACAGAGGTACTTCCAAATTGGTGAAAATGTTTAATGATGCAATCAACCAAACCATGGCGAGAACATTGATTACCTCTTTGACTACGCTAGTGGTGGTATTGGTACTCTTGATTTTCGGTGGTGAAGTATTGAGAGGATTCTCATTTGCACTATTAATTGGTGTATTGGTAGGTACTTACTCCTCTATCTACATTGCTACTCCTGTAGTGGTGGATTTGATGAAACGTGAGATGGCAGCCGAAGCGACTGCATCTGCTGAATCAAGTCCTGCTAAAAAAACAGTTTAA